Proteins found in one Gossypium arboreum isolate Shixiya-1 unplaced genomic scaffold, ASM2569848v2 Contig00285, whole genome shotgun sequence genomic segment:
- the LOC128288779 gene encoding protein TIC 214-like: MSQYFFYTCQSDGKEKISFTYPPSLATFGEMIQKKIYFFTPEKWFSDELYTDWSFINELKRRNLSKEFIKRVESLDKESFDLGILEKRTRFSNNETKREYLPKLYDPFLHGPYRGRIKKWGSPLSINQTYKKKNTDPFWINKIHALLLTTDYHDLEQTLDTLNIKSLATEKELSLLTLTEDEQGNIDSEDRVKILKFLFNIVITNPNNQTIRKKSIGIKEISKKVPRWSYKLIDDLEQQEGENEENVTAEHEIRSRKSKRVVIFTNNQANADTYTNTKDANDPDQTDEVALIRYSQQSDFRRDIIKGSMRAQRRKTITWELFQANVHSPLFLDRVDKPLFFSFDISGPLKRISRNWICKTKNQNF, encoded by the coding sequence atcTTTTACGTATCCACCCAGTTTAGCAACTTTTGGGGAAAtgatacaaaaaaaaatatattttttcacaCCAGAAAAATGGTTTTCTGATGAATTGTATACTGATTGGAGTTTTATCAATGAACTAAAAAGAAGAAATTTGAGTAAGGAGTTTATAAAAAGAGTCGAATCTTTAGATAAGGAATCTTTTGATCTGGGCATACTTGAAAAAAGGACTCGATTCTCTAATAATGAAACTAAACGAGAATACTTGCCTAAACTATATGATCCTTTCTTGCATGGACCCTACCGCGGAAGAATCAAAAAATGGGGTTCCCCTTTAAGCATAAATcaaacttataaaaaaaaaaacacggaTCCATTTTGGATAAATAAGATTCATGCTCTACTTCTTACTACTGATTATCACGACCTTGAACAGACACTAGATACACTCAATATAAAATCATTAGCAACAGAAAAAGAACTCTCTTTATTGACATTGACAGAAGATGAACAGGGAAATATCGATTCCGAGGATCgagtcaaaattttgaaatttttattcaaTATAGTTATAACTAATCCCAACAATCAAACAATTAGAAAAAAATCTATTGGAATAAAAGAAATAAGTAAAAAAGTTCCTCGATGGTCATACAAATTAATCGACGATTTAGAACAACAGGAGGGAGAAAACGAGGAAAATGTAACAGCAGAGCATGAAATTCGTTCAAGAAAATCCAAGCGCGTCGTGATTTTTACTAATAACCAGGCAAACGCCGATACTTATACTAATACCAAGGATGCTAATGATCCTGATCAAACAGACGAAGTGGCTTTGATACGCTATTCGCAACAATCGGATTTTCGGCGCGACATAATAAAGGGTTCCATGCGTGCCCAAAGGCGTAAAACaattacttgggagctgtttcaAGCAAATGTACATTCCCCCCTTTTTTTGGACAGAGTAGACAAAccactctttttttcttttgatatttCTGGACCGCTGAAACGAATATCTCGAAATTGGATAtgtaaaacaaagaatcaaaattTCTGA